One Argentina anserina chromosome 6, drPotAnse1.1, whole genome shotgun sequence genomic window, CTTACTTCTAGCTATTGTTGCTGTCCTGATATAGTTCCAGCTGAAGAGCTGCCAATAAAATTGAACTACTTGCCAGTAAAGTACAACTTTAGTTTCTTGGTTTCAATTACTGATTTTCATTCCAATGAATAAGAGAAATAGTAGATAATCAATAACATTCAAATCCAAGCCACATATTATATTCATCATATGTACTCCAAACAATGTTTTGTCTAGATATGTCTAAACCTTGTGTTTTGAAAAATTAGAACATTgtcataaaaaagaagaagctagaatcagatattatatatatatatatatatatatatatatatattgatatatctGTATCATTTGACTTCCAACATTGAAAGTTCAAACACCCAAAACAAATGACTTTATTAATCCATTGATTGTGTCCGGTGAATcaaaatttgctgcatgtccTGTGTCTTTGATAATCTCTAGTTTTGATTTGGCACCCAAATGCctgacaaaagaaaaacaaaaacaatgttCATATGATCGATTAATTAGGGTTTAATGATTGTCCACTAAaattaaaaagtaaataaaattctaattttcaaattgatcatatacCTATGCAACTGGTAGGCCATGTAAAGTGGGAAGACATTATCTTGATCACCCCAAATTATGAGTGTTTCCTGCATAAATTGAAACTCATCTCACAAATGGAAAATAACGTTGCTTTCAAGCAACTAGTCTCCAATTGCATGCCTTGTAATTTCgctaaaacaaaacataaaagCTTTGAGTATAAGAGTTAACTAAGACTTTTTGTTACCTGACTTAAAATAGCAAGGCTTGCATCTGCTTTCTTTGCCACCAAGTGTTCCAAAAGCTCTAATTTCTCCTTTCTATTTTCCTTGTTTGCCTGCAAAGTCcaaatagaaataaaataaaggttGATATAATTCTTGAACTTTGACAACTTAATTGGTTTACATCGACTTCAATCATTTCAATATCATCATAAGTTGCATCATATATGTGCCATATCTCTAATAATCACCATGATCTCAATATTGATATAGTCGTTCAATTTTCACATGTctacaaattaaattattaatgCAACAATGAAAAAAAGATACAGAGATTTATGTTGAATTAAAACAACTTTTACCTTCGCAATAAAATACTATAAATTAAGAAATGTACGTAAACAGAAGAACTTACATCAATAAGCTTTTGAAGGACATAGTCAGGAACCCACTTGAATACATCATACTTGTAAATCGATCGACTCACTAACAAACGTAGATCATGTGGATTTTTCGCTACAAGAATCTCCAAAGCGTTTGAGTTCTccctcaacaactcctccttCTGCTGGTCATTCCACACCACCCCACTACTCACGATCGCAACCTTCTCCACCGTCTCCGGACACATCTCCGCCATGCAGTACGCCACGAAGCCTCCATAGCTTATACCGTACACCGAGTACCGGTCCACGCCTAACCTCTTCAGTCCTTCCACAACGCACTTGGCTTGAAAAGACTCGCTCCGGTCTGAGCGTTTCGTGTAAGACTTCCCAAAGAAAAGCAAATCCGGCACGTACACGTTGAACTTTCTGGACAAGGGACCGACTTGACGGACGAACTGCCACAGGGAGTTGCCGCCGTAGCCGTGAATCAGAATGAGGCTTGGTTTATTGAACTGGCGGTGGTTGGCGGTCCAGAAGTGGACGGTGGTTTGGTCGTCAATGTCAACGGTGCACGGAGATAGACCGCATAGTCTGTAGTAGAGGGATACAAGTGTATCAGGGATTCTGAAAAATATTGAATCCCAATTTGTTTTGAACAAGAAGGATTTGAGGTGGTGAAAAATGGTTGATATAGCTGAGAGGTAGAGGGAGATGACAATCCAAAGCTTATGGTATGCCATTGATTGGTCTTGGAGTTCACTCACGCCTCTTATGTTTGTTTTGGTCCGCTGTATATATAGAATTGTGATTGAAAAGAAGGCTTGCATATATGAAGGTGAAGTTTCAAGTAGAATAATACATGTGATGCACGATGGGATTACAAGTTAACGGTACGGTCATCATCGCCGTCTTTTTGGCTGTTCATGGTCAGTTAACTAATACCAGATGGAAGTAGTCTTCATTAAGGACCATAATATCGtgtaagaaattaagaatCAGATATGTGATTCTAATACTCGATATCGTAGTTATAAGCAAGTCACTAATTCAATTTGGTTATGTGATTGACTTACATGCTTGCATGTTGCATAGCCTAAACACGTACAATTGATTCTtcgatgttttttttttcaggaacTGTAGAATATAGTTAATATGCATAtctcccgtcccgtttcatttTTCAATTACCAGAACTCGATATATGTAATGTGGATGGTTGCCAAGAATTGTGGCACACACTTTGCTGAAGTGGGAAGCACTGCTCCTGCTCCATCG contains:
- the LOC126798311 gene encoding uncharacterized protein LOC126798311, encoding MAYHKLWIVISLYLSAISTIFHHLKSFLFKTNWDSIFFRIPDTLVSLYYRLCGLSPCTVDIDDQTTVHFWTANHRQFNKPSLILIHGYGGNSLWQFVRQVGPLSRKFNVYVPDLLFFGKSYTKRSDRSESFQAKCVVEGLKRLGVDRYSVYGISYGGFVAYCMAEMCPETVEKVAIVSSGVVWNDQQKEELLRENSNALEILVAKNPHDLRLLVSRSIYKYDVFKWVPDYVLQKLIDANKENRKEKLELLEHLVAKKADASLAILSQETLIIWGDQDNVFPLYMAYQLHRHLGAKSKLEIIKDTGHAANFDSPDTINGLIKSFVLGV